TAACAGCGCGTATGACCTACCAGGGTGCGCCTTGTTAATTGTTAAATGCCAGAGAGCAACAATGCTGCCACGATATATTAAAATCGGAATAAATACAAGTTGAAACCCTAACATCGTTAATTTTGAACACACAGTATATGTATCCGTAACTCTCGTGTTGTCACTGTCAGTTCAGCCATTGGCAGTTTCTATTATGTTGTCATCTGTCAGTGGTATCATATTATGATTGTCTTGTCTACAGTTCGTTAcctcaaatattttacatgaaatgttttatttaaaataattgcatAATTTCTATGTTTTTATCGTACGTAAACATAGCGGACGACTCAGAGTAGTTCCTTGACTTGAAGTGATCAATACTAATTAGTGTAAATAACGATATTGCctaaaaaaggcaaaattaaAAGTGCCCTTCTCCACGAAACCTAACCTCACAACTCACAGCGTTTATCCACCAAGAAGGGGCCGGTTGctttacatttaatatttaatggcCGGAAAGAGAAGTGCAACTTCTGATTTAAATCATGACAATTGGAACCAAGAAGAAGAACCTGAAGAACGAGGAACCTTTCAAGTGGCCTCTGAtgatatcttaaaaaatagaattataaaaactgCAAGACGAAGGAACCCCATTAGAGTGAGTTTCAATTTGTGCCATTTGttcaaaattgcttaatttgattttcaacagGAAGACAATGAAACAAAGAGTGCTTTTGTTGGTTTTACTGGGTTCTCAAATAAGCCAGTGAGTGCTGACTTTTCATTTCTCACAGGCATTTCTAAAACTGATAGTGCACCTAAAACAAACGGAATTGATAATCAAAGCCCACTAAAGTCTGGTGGTAGTCCCAATTTGTTCTCTCAAAAAAGTAGTACCAACATATTTGGAGCTACAGCAGTGACAAGTACTAATGTTAGCACAAACATATTCACTTCAAACTCTACAACTAGTACAAACAATACAATAGTTCCTAGTTCTGCCATTGGCCCTACTAAATCTGAGAGATATTATTCAAAACTGAAAGGTTTGAATGAAACTGTTTCTAAATGGATcacaaaaaaagttgaagaaaATCCCTTAATAAGTTTACAacctatttttaaagattatgaaaaatatttggcaGAAATTGACAAGGAGCAGGATGCCAGTGGATCAGAAGAATTGCCTGACCccacaatttcaaaaataactcCAACCAAGATTCcaacttttaatttcattcCATATAATGCAAAAGCTATTCCAGGTATTTTACAGTTTTGAACAAAGTATCTGTTATTAGGATAATTtaataacgattttttcaTAACATTGTAGACAGCAGTaccttagaaaaaaatccagaaaagaaaaatgaagcaGTGCCAACATTTAAGTGGGGGGGTCATGTTCCTGCATTCAGTCCACCCACTTTTAAGTTTGGTTCTGCAGCAAATGCAGGAAGTACTACAAAGTCCTTTGGTGCATTAGGTAATATATACACTGTGTGTCCTTAGATAGTTCAGATGAAACATTCATGGCTGAAAACTTTGTTATACAATTGTAGTTCAAAAGTCAATTTAGTTAAATCAGAAGCATCTTTAGGAGTAGCATTTTTGTCATCAAGtgtaataaatgaaaattatttcacaaGAGTGCTATTTTTAGAGGTCTTCAAATTTATATGaggtgtgttttttttaagtgtattCACCATTCCGTTGATCCGATTTCCGGAACGACCAATTAcaagctttattaaattagaaaaaagttgctataactttttggaaatttttatatttattttcaaagttttgttTGCAGGTACATCATCAGAGGGTCTATCAACGCCATCATTTTCTTTCAGTAGCAGCCAAATCTCTTCTACTGGTAGTTTAACATTTCCCAGTGGTCCTGAGCTTAGTTTTGGTTCTGCACCTAAATCTGAAGGTAACATGTTCTTTTAATATGTACTCAGACAGCTGTCTTGACAACATAAGgtgaaataataacaaaaataaggtttattttttacataattaagAAAACTTTTGAATACTAAATAATATTGTCTATGACCACTTAATAATGAACCTGTCTGTGGTTCGAGACGTAAACGGCTTTCTTAATCTTATTAGCACATTAATAAGTTGTGTCTTAGAGAGTAATAGTTATCACAAATCTATAGATAAATGAGAGGctcatataataatatattaaagggtgattattaagaaaaaaccaTAGGTATGCCTGGGATAAATTCATCTCTGATCTAAGtagcaaatggcttaatcaaccATCTCGTTTACCGTTCACCGCCTacaattagtttttttttcaatgaccGACCGTAATTAATTACGTTGTTAAGCGTGTCGTTAGTtcggaatatttttttaaataaaatagagaaaCCAAAAGAAGACAATGGCAGTAAAGAGGACGACGACGAGCCGCCTAAAGTGGAAGTTACGCAAGTCGTTGAAAGTGACTATTTATATACAGCAAAATGTAAAGTCTTTGTGAAGAAAGGGGAAAGCTACGGCGATAGAGGTGTAGGAAATCTCTATTTAAAACCAATCGTAAACAGTGAAAAAGTTCAAGtaagtctttttttttttagttatttgttcattaataatttccattgTCAGTTAATAGTCAGAGCCAACACAAATTTGGGAAACCttcttctaaattttataCTCTCAGAGAGCATACCAATAAAACGATTAGGTAAAAAAGACGTTATGTTGGTGGCCATTCCAACTCCTGACGCGAAGCCGCCTCCAACACCGCTTCTTCTCAGGGTAAAGTCTCCAGAAGAAGCCGACAGTTTACTAGGAgcattagaaaaatataaaaaatagctGCTTGTTTTTTATGCTCAATAAACGGTTTTATAAAGCTGGGATTGTCCGTGTATTTTTTCGTTATTCGGATCGCGtccttttgtaaaatatttatttatagagAAAAAGTGTTGCTGGTCGATATAAATGCTAGGTAGAgaataaaatagcaaaataagTAACATATATATAATGTAATCTATTTTGTACTCTTTGGCCCGTATTCTCCGATGGATATTTTGATGGTTCattatttaagttaatttttatggaaagtaaaaaattttcccTTCCCATTAGAATAACATTTCtgtcaaattcattttatttcattacagCAATGTTATTTTGacagaaaagtaaaatttgaacCAACTGAAATATTAGAACGTCAAAATAGCTATATTGGGGAATACAGGCGTTTATAGTGAAAAGAGATAGTATAGTCTAGAATACACTGTTTACAGAACATGTGgaagaatctaaaaatatatctcCGATAATCCGGTACGCGAAATATTGCACAAGACTTATCAAGCCTCAAAACTTCTTAAGATAGGGCATCAAAATGCCCAGCAATATAGTCAGAGTCTCAAGTGTCAGAACGACGCTGACATTTGTTCTACGttcgaaaaatttcattcctaGTTACCTTGAGAAAAtcggttttaaaattaaaataattgcaattcATTTGAGTTTAAAATGTCTGAACGAAAGAAATAACAtataacaatataaacatAGACGACAATGACTAATTGGAATGCATTGTTAGACTCcaaattaaaacttcttttcgAATATAAGAACAGTTTGATATCAAACTCAACTAGGAAcgtgatttttttagatatttgatGCACGAGACTCTAGCTTCATTGGTTATGAAATCGATAAAATATCtaacatacaaaaataaggtCGAAATGAAATGAAGAATACAAGGAAGAAATGGTGGAAGGTCTAAATAATCCTAGAAAAATAACACTTTGTAGATGATCGTAATCAATTGGCGTATGTTATAATACAGAGCTTAAAAGTTTAACtatattctaaatttgaacCCACTATTTCCTAAACTCTGGGagttataagaaaaaattaaaattttgacatcttatatctcgaaaacaaagcatttgtggtttatatgaactttttatattaattttaaaattctattgaTTGTTAATGTTATGCTagtaaaaactgaaatactCCATAagtataaattattacaaatattaCTTCAACAAGTACCATTTTCTAATTATCATGTACCACAACCTAATCAAAAGACTTCACCTTTTCCCCCTACTTTACCACTACTATTACTTCTCCCTTGCATTcttcaatcaaatttcaataaaatagatgtaaaatatatacaaatttcACACAAACTACaataaattaagatttattctGTGACGAACtaagcaactttttttaagaaaaggtcAAGTCTTACTTATTAAAGACCCTGTAAATAACTTGTCAAgattaatattcattaaacCAACTTCTATTTGATGCATATGTACTTCCACGCTGCTTTGGAACACTTGCTGGGTGGCGGGagtcaatttcattttaatattttcaacggTACCTTGTCAAGAAATAagttattgtttaaattaaatttttttacgttgTGTTTTACCTTCTAGGATTTGCAGCTCGTACCCATTATGATCATTTTCGGccaatttctttatttgtaaCATTAAGGCCGTTAAATCTGTGATTAAATCCAATACGCCTGGATTGTTACAGGGTCCTAGAACAGAATAGGagaatgttattttcaaacaCTATTTGAGGTTAGAAATCTACCTTTTTCCTCGGAACTCATTGATGTATGTTTGGTGACGATTTCCCTGGCTTCTTCCttgcatttttctctcaacAGTGAAGGGGTAAGCATTGCTGCCACGCTGCGATCGGGAGCTATTTCTTGACAGAATCCCTAAATATGTAACTTAATGTGaattatgtttttcatttagaaaGACATAATTCACAGGCATGCTGTCAAGtggaataaataattttaccacatttatttatgaacttttatgaaaaattattgttaaaaaaattcttcccCTTACTTGCATCTcatctaaataaatttgtaaatcaGTGTTAAGCTTCTCCAAATCAATCAAAACTGCGGCGTATTTTTGCTCAAACCCTTCCGGCAAATCTTGATCAAAGGAGTTCAGTTTTTCAGCATTAGAATTCATGGatttcagcaattttattCTTGCTTGCTTGGCATTAAGTATTTTACCTATCAGCACCATTTTCTCCAAAAGTTTAATTGGAAAGAGACCAATTTTGCCACCACTAACTGATGGGTACAATATGGGACTACTGATCATTGATCCTACATAAGCacaaaagaaaacataaacaatttaattaaagttaatcAAACCATTACCAGATAATAATGGATCCTTGCTATATGGTAATGCTTTATAAATCTGAGCATTAATATCTGGCTTATAAGGTGAGACTGAGAAGCCATTACTTTTGGGCCggaatttattttggaaactAGCAATACTTATGGTTTCTGGATCTTCATTTGACAGAACTTCATAATCAGGTACTGAGTGTGTACCCAACCCTGGTCTTTCAAATGTAATTCGATATGTATTATTTGAAGGGTCCACTGCATCTATGCTCCCTGTATAAAGTCCATCTGATGGTTTTCGCAACCTAAAAACATACATATtatgttataatattatacattACCAATTATGTGACAAATACCAatactatatgtatataacTAAGATACCTAGCAGTAACTTTGGTTCCAATAACTAATTGCATTGGAATTTCTGGTGGTAAATCTTTAAAACTAGCTATATCAGTGGCTTTTCTTTGCTGCAAAGctctgattttttttcgtttcttttcaagCTCCAGTCTTTCCTCATTAAAGAAGGCCTGAGAGCATCTTCGAGGTTTTCCCATCATTTTACGAATTTTGGTCCATTCAGCTCTGTTTAGTTCTTGTGTTTTGAGTTCAGGAAATGACTCTTTGAGGCAAATTTGGAAATCATTTTCACCAGAGAACAGGCATCTTGATAATATGAGAGGTTAATGCAGAGAGAGGTGCTACTAGTAAATGAAGGTTTTACCTGTCAATGTTGCTATAAAACCACTCATAGCATACCCATTTGTGTGCCTTAGGGAGTTTCAGTAGATTTCTTAAACGCATACCAattttctgaccgatttttcTGTCTGGGGAATTGAGACGAACTGGAGTTGGTGGGTTGTTGTTGCCACTTACACCTTTCTTTGGCGATTTTATAGGAGTTTCAGTCTTGAGCTTTGGACTTTTTTTGGCGGTTGTGGGCTTTAATTTCTTAGCACTTGGAACCCTGTGTGTAAATTCAAGCCCCATTGCATTTAAGTTTATAAGTATATTTAAAAGACTTACCGGTGATGTGGTGTATTCACAATATCATCGTCATAAAACAGACGATTTTTTTTCCTGATTCTGGCTGGCATGCCTCTAGCATTTAAGACCTGTGGTGGGTGAGTTGGGGTAGGCTTAGGGGGTGGAGCAGTACCCACTCGCTGAAGGCCTAGTGCAGCTGGACCAAGCCTATTTGGGTCGTCAACATCCATTGACTTATCATCAGTTTCAGATTGATTTCCTTCTTCCTCGTCCATTACCTCCTCCTTAACGGTTACTTGGTTCTCATGTGCCATTCTGCTATATTACAAGTACTGCACCTATTCTACAAgaagaaattcaatataaataaCCTTAATTGATGAAGGAATTCCCATATATTGTTTTGTTACAGCTTGTGACATATGCGAgcaaaacatgtttatttaaatcaactCTAGAGTTGAGTTCTCCTGTGAGAAGCAAGTGGATAAATTGAAGAAGCtcaatacaaaaatttgaatttggcaacaccattttcaaatttaaatatagaagAATGGAGAAAGACAAAAGCTATTTAAATGGCAGAAAAACGAGGCGTGGCTATGCAAGCACTTTGTGTCATTTTCTCTTAagtaaattctaaatttttaccTGATTTTAAAACAgacaaaacagttttaaacaattaatttacaaatatttacttcaCTTTCGAGTTTATTTGATTCGGTCCGCCATGTTAACGTAGATTGAGGGGATTCTGGGTAATTGCCATGCATGCGCAGCACGGAAATcgcaatattttttgaaaattttggtcCGAATTAAACTAAATTCCAATGCTTATTATAAATAACtgatattttactaaatttagtTGTTGTTTAATAACTTTTAGCTTCTAAACGGCCTAAATAAATCCCATATTATAGCATTTATTTGCTTTTGCGCGGCTCAGTGTGATTTCGTCACCAGGCGGCATTTCAAAACACTTGGCAGTGTTGTCAACAAGTCAATTTTTACTCCAGTACTCTGTAGTTTAAGGAGAGATTCCAaagattcaaaaatttattttagaaggatgaTAAAACGGGTAGGTGacctaatttgaaatttacagttaatacataattttaacgaatacaaaaattatttagaatagTTATATAAAATGGTTGCATCAAGAGGACACGTTTGCCGTTGTAAGTTCTTATTTTTCGCTTCGCGTCCTGGTTATTTTGTCccgtaattttttattttaactgtCGATTgtgccaaaaaatatattttgaatctCGATTAATTATTATCGGAAATACCCACTTtctaatttgtattttaaacagaaatgaAAAAGCCATTTGGTATTTTGAAGTTATTGGAAACTGTTTTGGCAGTattcgaaaaattattttgtattttcattttaaatactttttaaaataatttttgcctCGACTGTATAATGCATTACACGTTTTTCGACTGGTAGGTACATGTGACAACGTTGTTAACTACCTTCTTTTGATTTTAAGCAGCGACGTCGGATGTTCAGCGGCAAGTTAAAtcgatttaaatttgaaatcggGAAACCAAAGATACACCTCCAATCAaaaggaaaagtaaaaatacaaTAGACACTCGATAccgtgaacaaaataaaacaacgcatGTTCACGTtagcgatttatttatgtaatcgggggttaatctaaatagagtggaaaacagattattgggtgacaaaaaagtttgaaattttagtttgcttcttaggatttgtaattttttgcacaagggctgtttctcttagtctttttaaaactatgaggTCTGTGAAGTCCACACCACTATATTCTTCCCACAGAatttaatgcagttatagcgctgtccagtgacactttacttgacatttcttgaaaattctcgactATATGAACTTCACATTCTTCTTGGTCGTTTTCACATTCTTTGTCAGCATCATTCCATTCCAATACATCAGTTTCCTCGAATGTGGCctataaatatacataaattacatatgtaataaaagatttaaattgtaaagataaatcccttaCTTGTGGTGCTAGTGTATTTAGAAGATCACAGGATTTGAAGATTGAGCCTGCCTTATCATCGTCCCATcgacgttttaaaacagaaagaggtaattcatcatcgtcatcctcGGACGTTTCAgtgttctctaaaatatttctccaacattttgcaataatttgtgaatcgaGTCGATTCCATGCAGCCGTTAAGTTGACAAGAGCTTCCTTAAtagtcaagtttttcaatatgtatcagttatgtttgaattacttgctataacatcggcaagaaggctattcctgtaatataattttgtaagcctaataacattttgatccataggttggataagcggcgtaacgttaggtggaagaaacattgttactatctgtccatcttcgctctttaattcttcttcgtttgaatTAGATAGCGCACTATCTAGCAGAAGTAAAGCTTTTATCGGGAGCCCTTTATTTCACAACAAATACATAACCTGTAAAggaatacgtaaatttatgctacgatttcaagaaaaatacacaacaaaatttacctgaggtacaaaggaatgatggaaccattttttaaaaatgtatgcagTCATCCACGCTGTCTTGGAGTGTTCATAATCAAGAGGgcaagtaaagtttttaaatgaccttggATTGGCAGCCTTACCGATAACTAATGGTTTTACTTTATGTCTTCCAGTAGCATTTGTGTAAACTAGTAatgttattcgttgtttttcagtctttcGTCCCGGCGCTGTTTTTCTGCAGATGAGACAAATGTTTTGTCCGGTAGAAGTTTCCAGTATAAGCCCGTTTCGTCAGCATTATAAAGTTGATCTAATGTAATTCCAAGTTTctgcgttttattttttaactgctttttgaAAGGGTCAATAAGTTCCGGTtgggaagaaagtttttccccggaaatttttaaaaaccgaattccaaatctttttttaaacctctgtaGCCATCCCTTACTAGCCGTAAATTCCTTAtcagtttcctttatttcagaatgtatggatttggctttttgctttatcatttctccgcttacgacaaaatttttatttcgttgatttagaaaccatttgtatagctgtttttccatttgtggtaatccagaccctttaagtgtttttcttttacttgatccaacatatgtatctgttattacttttaaaatggtttcttttctttgctctattttgcaaatcgtagatttagctatattgtattttctggataaatttgaaacacttgcACCTTTACTTAGATCCTGAATtacaagagatttttcatggagagttaaacactttggttttttcagcGACGTTACATATAACAACACGTATTCACTAAACCTTTCGACAACCGTTCAAAAGCAACAGGCAAatgttgcaatgcaaaaaatgaaactacaaAGTAAAACTGGGGAAATACCGGGCACGACGGTCAAGCAACCCCGTATTGAGCACGACTGCCAGGGAATCTCCAGAAGTAGTTCCCCCGGTAACGGAAATTATTTGTTCACGTTATACGGTGGTTAATGTGATAGAAAGATGATTCGTTATCCGATGTTCACAGTATCGAGTGTTTACTGTAATATAAACGACTCTTTATCCATTACAAgataaaattatgttcttgACACGcaatatcataaaaataaagtaacgcaattattgtttttaaacgcGACGTCATTTGTCAATACTGTCAACACTATAATCTTCGTTGTTCCTAGGCAACCAGTAAAACCTCGACTTCTACCTTCTCTTTTGGCGGTAATTTTAAACACTTTTCACAACATAGTTGTTGATAGGATATGCGCTTTAAGTTTACTCAGAAGCATTCTTAGCAAAAAAGACGGAAAGGATTTGATACTGTTATAAGCCTATATAAAGATCATATGAATATCTTGATATTGCAAGATCCTACACAAGGTTAAACCGCTTCCTTAAGTGCCTACGACCTAACGCTTGATTGAATCACCGAAGGTGAAAGTAACTATGGTACAAGACACAGTTAAATATGTTTCCTTGAAGAGTTATT
The DNA window shown above is from Euwallacea similis isolate ESF13 chromosome 2, ESF131.1, whole genome shotgun sequence and carries:
- the Nup50 gene encoding nuclear pore complex protein Nup50, whose product is MAGKRSATSDLNHDNWNQEEEPEERGTFQVASDDILKNRIIKTARRRNPIREDNETKSAFVGFTGFSNKPVSADFSFLTGISKTDSAPKTNGIDNQSPLKSGGSPNLFSQKSSTNIFGATAVTSTNVSTNIFTSNSTTSTNNTIVPSSAIGPTKSERYYSKLKGLNETVSKWITKKVEENPLISLQPIFKDYEKYLAEIDKEQDASGSEELPDPTISKITPTKIPTFNFIPYNAKAIPDSSTLEKNPEKKNEAVPTFKWGGHVPAFSPPTFKFGSAANAGSTTKSFGALGTSSEGLSTPSFSFSSSQISSTGSLTFPSGPELSFGSAPKSEEKPKEDNGSKEDDDEPPKVEVTQVVESDYLYTAKCKVFVKKGESYGDRGVGNLYLKPIVNSEKVQLIVRANTNLGNLLLNFILSESIPIKRLGKKDVMLVAIPTPDAKPPPTPLLLRVKSPEEADSLLGALEKYKK
- the mip130 gene encoding protein lin-9 homolog; translated protein: MAHENQVTVKEEVMDEEEGNQSETDDKSMDVDDPNRLGPAALGLQRVGTAPPPKPTPTHPPQVLNARGMPARIRKKNRLFYDDDIVNTPHHRVPSAKKLKPTTAKKSPKLKTETPIKSPKKGVSGNNNPPTPVRLNSPDRKIGQKIGMRLRNLLKLPKAHKWVCYEWFYSNIDRCLFSGENDFQICLKESFPELKTQELNRAEWTKIRKMMGKPRRCSQAFFNEERLELEKKRKKIRALQQRKATDIASFKDLPPEIPMQLVIGTKVTARLRKPSDGLYTGSIDAVDPSNNTYRITFERPGLGTHSVPDYEVLSNEDPETISIASFQNKFRPKSNGFSVSPYKPDINAQIYKALPYSKDPLLSGSMISSPILYPSVSGGKIGLFPIKLLEKMVLIGKILNAKQARIKLLKSMNSNAEKLNSFDQDLPEGFEQKYAAVLIDLEKLNTDLQIYLDEMQGFCQEIAPDRSVAAMLTPSLLREKCKEEAREIVTKHTSMSSEEKGPCNNPGVLDLITDLTALMLQIKKLAENDHNGYELQILEGTVENIKMKLTPATQQVFQSSVEVHMHQIEVGLMNINLDKLFTGSLISKT